From Streptomyces chrestomyceticus JCM 4735, one genomic window encodes:
- a CDS encoding iron-containing redox enzyme family protein — translation MNPPTANAALPPTANAAPAPTAPDRDDGLQDLYWPPVHPFRSLDPALVRFLAAPPPAQAAHLARLRADPEAHGRFLHDHLATLYAQSFGYRDGPAAHAPDDDLEIALYAARTRLEHEFLTYGCTPAPVPALRNQEAAADHLEALAARNPGASHPLFRFLATDASREQIEYFLRCELIRNEIVDDEVALLVVGLQGQQKAVAAANLWDECGRGRLENFHTYWLRRQLGSPAGWEALARYRGAHPWFAKPTSNLFAALLLRPARVQAAYGCFLVFESWVEPHFTLLLEGMTRVGIHDDDMRVYYTAHTRIDPRHSRELCDGLRAQRPRLTPPEVRAALYGAHLAVDTGVRQYDRILRHLETMGPRSAHAPRPQDH, via the coding sequence ATGAACCCGCCCACCGCGAACGCCGCCCTGCCCCCCACCGCGAACGCCGCCCCGGCTCCCACCGCCCCGGACCGTGACGACGGCCTCCAGGATCTGTACTGGCCCCCCGTCCACCCCTTCCGCTCCCTCGACCCCGCGCTCGTCCGCTTCCTGGCCGCTCCCCCGCCCGCCCAGGCCGCCCACCTCGCCCGCCTGCGCGCCGACCCCGAGGCCCACGGCCGCTTCCTCCACGACCACCTGGCCACCCTCTACGCCCAGTCCTTCGGCTACCGCGACGGACCGGCCGCCCACGCCCCCGACGACGACCTGGAGATCGCCCTGTACGCGGCGCGCACCCGGCTGGAACACGAGTTCCTGACGTACGGCTGCACCCCCGCGCCCGTACCGGCCCTGCGGAACCAGGAAGCGGCCGCCGACCACCTGGAAGCGCTGGCCGCCCGCAACCCCGGCGCCTCCCACCCCCTCTTCCGCTTCCTCGCCACCGACGCCTCCCGCGAGCAGATCGAGTACTTCCTGCGCTGCGAACTGATCCGCAACGAAATCGTGGACGACGAGGTCGCCCTCCTCGTCGTCGGCCTCCAGGGACAGCAGAAGGCCGTCGCGGCGGCCAACCTGTGGGACGAGTGCGGGCGCGGACGGCTGGAGAACTTCCACACGTACTGGCTGCGCCGCCAGCTCGGCTCCCCCGCCGGGTGGGAAGCGCTGGCCCGCTACCGCGGCGCCCACCCGTGGTTCGCCAAGCCGACATCGAACCTCTTCGCCGCGCTGCTGCTGCGCCCGGCGCGCGTACAGGCCGCGTACGGCTGCTTCCTCGTCTTCGAAAGCTGGGTCGAACCGCACTTCACCCTCCTGCTGGAGGGAATGACGCGGGTGGGCATCCACGACGACGACATGCGCGTGTACTACACCGCCCACACCCGTATCGACCCCCGCCACAGCCGGGAACTGTGCGACGGCCTGCGCGCCCAGCGCCCCCGCCTCACACCCCCGGAGGTACGGGCTGCCCTGTACGGCGCGCACCTCGCGGTCGACACGGGCGTGCGGCAGTACGACCGCATCCTGCGTCACTTGGAGACCATGGGCCCGCGGAGCGCGCACGCACCGCGGCCCCAGGACCACTGA